One Candidatus Eisenbacteria bacterium genomic window, CCGATCGGCGGGAACCCCGAGCGACCGCACGAACGCCGAGTCGGTCGCGAGCTCCAGGAACTGCACGGGGTCGATCTTCGCGTCGCGGCTCAGGATCTCCGCGACCTGCTCCAGCCGCTGGCCCTCCGGGATCGTCACCATGTCCTCCGCCGCCATTCCCTTCGCGAGCTGGCGGAGGATCCGGTACGTGCTCGAGCCGACGGGAATGTGGAACCGGCCCGCCTTGAGATCCTTGTCGTACCCCAGCACGCGCGCCGCGAGCACGAAGAGCTTCTCGTTCCCCACGAGCCCCTCGTCGTGAAGGATCTTCGAGATCGCCTGGATCGACGCGCCGCGCGGGATCAGGACCTCGCGCATCTCGAAGTGGCGGGTGACGGACGTGGGCGAGAGGAGGAGTCCGAGGAGGAGAACGACGCCCACGATGCCTCCGAGGACGAGCGTCCTCCGGGCGCGCTTGGTGCGGCGCTTCACGGACGATTCTCCGGCGCGGGTTTCGCGCGGTCCTGGCGCTTCCGCGGACGGTCGAGCCAGCGCTGGAGGATCACGGCCGCGGCCGCGGCATGCTGCGCATCCCCCGAGCGGGTCCGTCTCGAGGCGGGCACGCGAGCTTCCGCCTCGCGCGTGCTCAGGCTCTCGTCGACGAGATGGACGGGAAGCCCCGTTTCGCGACGGAGCGCCGTCGCGAGACGCTCCACCCGGCGCATCTCCGGACGCGCCTCCTCCCCTTCGAGGCCGAGCGGCGCACCGACCACGATGGCCTCCGCGCCCGACTCGCGGGCGGCCGTGGCGATGCGACCCGGCGCCTCGCGCACCGAGTCGATCCGGATCGACCGGAACGGCGTGGCGAGTACCTCGCCGGGATCGCTCAGCGCGAGCCCGA contains:
- the ruvX gene encoding Holliday junction resolvase RuvX gives rise to the protein GLALSDPGEVLATPFRSIRIDSVREAPGRIATAARESGAEAIVVGAPLGLEGEEARPEMRRVERLATALRRETGLPVHLVDESLSTREAEARVPASRRTRSGDAQHAAAAAVILQRWLDRPRKRQDRAKPAPENRP